The DNA segment ATCCCCCTGCACGCGCAAGGCACCACCCTCGGCAATACCGACGACCCGGCCATCGCGATGCAATGCCAGGTACTCGCGCAAGCGGTCTTCGCGGGTTTCGCCGCGATGCCCCGGCGGCATGGCATCGGTGAAATGCGGGTTCAACTGGAACGGCACGGCCCCGATCGCGCGGAAGCTCGGTGGCTGGATGATCGGCATGTCGTTGGTGGTGCAGATGGTCGCACCGGCAACGTTCGAGCCCGCGCTCCAGCCGATGTAGGGCATGCCCTCGGCAATGCGCCTGCGCAAGGGATCGAGGACGGCGTTTCGGTACAGGCCATCCAGCAGGCAGTAGGTGTTGCCGCCCGATACCAGCACGGCTTCGGCCGACTCGATCGCGGCGACGGGATCTGCCGAAACGGTGATGTGCTCCAGGCTCACGCCGAACTCTGCCAGGCGCTGGTCCACCATGTGCAAGCGCGCATGACTTTCATCGCCCACCACCGCGTAACCGATGAATACGGCGCGCTTGATGGTGCCAAGCGTCTCGCGGATTTCGGCGTCGCAGGCTTCCAGGAAGCCCGTCGTGGCTGATCGCGACGAGGACAGCAACAGGAGGTTGCGTTTGTTCATGCTGGAAAGACCTCCATGGTCAGGCGATTGTCATTCAACGTGGCTCGCCGGTCCGGTGGCAGATTTCGGGGCCGGCGCAAAATAGCCTACCACCAGCAGCAACACGCCGACACCGATGAAGGACACGATGCGGGCCACGGTCTCGGTGTTGCCGAGATCCACCAGGAACAGCTTGACCACCACCACGCCCATCAGGCCGGCGCCGGCCATCCAGGTCTCGCGCGACTGGCGCTGTGCGCCGAACACCATGGCGCTGATGCCGATGATCGACCACACCACGGAGACGGAAGCCTGGAAGACATCGGACCGCAGCAGCGGCTCGAGGCGATACGCCACATCGGTGAACTGGTGGGTCGCGCGACCGATCTCCTGGGTGATCACGAGCAGGCTCACACCGGCCATGACCAGCTTGCCGACGAGCTTGTGACGCCACTGGTCGCGGGTCAGCCAGGCAGCAGTGGCCAGCGCCGCGAGCGTCGACAGGAACAAGCCATTCAGCAGCGGCAGGTAGGGCAAGGGCTGTTGCCCACCCGCGTGGGCGACACCGTTCAGGATCGCGACCAGCAACAGGATGGCAAGATAGGCCTCCTGGTTGCGAGCCAGGGCACTGTTCGACAGCGGCAGGAATCGCGCTACCAGCCAGGCAACGGCGCACGCCGCCAGGATGGCCAGCTCGCCATCCCATAGCTGGCCCGGCAACCAGTCCTCGGCCAGCGCATGCACGACGTCGCTCGCGATAATGCCGCTGGACCAGAGGATCGCACTGTCGATCCAGCCTCGCAGGTGGACGCTGGCCTCTTCGCGCCGCAGGAGATAAACGAAGCCCGCAACCGGGGACCAGCCCAGCCAGCGCCAGTTTTCCAGGGAATGGCCCTCGGAAAGCAGGCCTGCCAGCGCCAGCCAGGGTGCCAGCAGCACCAGGCTGAACGCGAGCTGCCGGAGGATGGTCGATGCGGTTTTCTGGAGCAGTGCCCACAAGACAAGCCCGGTACCCGCCAGCAAGCCGATCCCCGCCGCCGCTTCATATCTGCCGACGAATTGATCGATCTCCTGGCCGCCGGCATACAGCCAGAGCACCAGCCCTGGCCAGGCCAGCAAGCGCGTCCATAGCAGGCTGTCGGAAACCTTGGTGCGCTCATGGCACCAACCGGCAAAGATCGCCGGGATGGCAATCGTAACCATCCCGAGAAAATGCGCATTCAACAAGGCCATGTCACTGGACTGGCCATGCAGGCTCGCCTGCAAGGCAGGGAAGGCCGCGATGATCAACACGATGCCTGCATAGCGGGTCAGCGATCTGCCCTGGCGCAAACCGATCCAGACCATGCCCGCACCTTCCAGCGCCCAGGTGCCGGAGATCCAGGGCGCCTCGAACCACAGCGGTACCGCGATAGTAAGGAACGCGACACCCAGTGCCAGGAAGCTCTGCGCCAGGAGCTTCAGCGTTTCCCCGTAACGCCGCGCCAGGACCTGCGACATCAAGACGTAGAAAAGCCCGAGCTCCACCGTAGCCCATGACATGCCGCGTTCGACATCGTCCAGCAGCAGGGATTGGAGGGCGAAGACCACCAGCGGCAGGCCGAACACCAGTGCTGAATCGACATAGCCCTTGAGGCGGAAGGGTTGCCGCAGGGCCGACAACACCGCGATACCGACATACAGGAGGAAATGCGCCACCAGGAACGGCTCAACCGACCAGATGTATTCCGGCCGGTAATACTGCGCGCCCCAGGTCGCCCCGATGACAAAAGTGA comes from the Gammaproteobacteria bacterium genome and includes:
- a CDS encoding DUF2339 domain-containing protein, producing the protein MPWILALVFLVCGAALADEGFSLALLAAIVGWLLGTVVNLRDELHVLKHSAASRREPPVTRPAEAPEEAKAVPSSSPDRIASTTVEPREQRKQQWQSPGGGGDDSGLRDFNSIIQPALRWLLSGNVPAKVGVVISFFGVSFLLKYAVESGLLSFSPVIRILAALAFGIGLLVLGWRWRESRRSYAMVLMGGGIGILYLAVFAAFRLYHLVPAGVAFPLMALIAAGSVWLAVGNRAFMLAALGITGGFLAPVLASTGTGSHVALFSYYLLINVGIAAVAWFRHWRLLNLIGFTFTFVIGATWGAQYYRPEYIWSVEPFLVAHFLLYVGIAVLSALRQPFRLKGYVDSALVFGLPLVVFALQSLLLDDVERGMSWATVELGLFYVLMSQVLARRYGETLKLLAQSFLALGVAFLTIAVPLWFEAPWISGTWALEGAGMVWIGLRQGRSLTRYAGIVLIIAAFPALQASLHGQSSDMALLNAHFLGMVTIAIPAIFAGWCHERTKVSDSLLWTRLLAWPGLVLWLYAGGQEIDQFVGRYEAAAGIGLLAGTGLVLWALLQKTASTILRQLAFSLVLLAPWLALAGLLSEGHSLENWRWLGWSPVAGFVYLLRREEASVHLRGWIDSAILWSSGIIASDVVHALAEDWLPGQLWDGELAILAACAVAWLVARFLPLSNSALARNQEAYLAILLLVAILNGVAHAGGQQPLPYLPLLNGLFLSTLAALATAAWLTRDQWRHKLVGKLVMAGVSLLVITQEIGRATHQFTDVAYRLEPLLRSDVFQASVSVVWSIIGISAMVFGAQRQSRETWMAGAGLMGVVVVKLFLVDLGNTETVARIVSFIGVGVLLLVVGYFAPAPKSATGPASHVE
- the pepE gene encoding dipeptidase PepE, with translation MNKRNLLLLSSSRSATTGFLEACDAEIRETLGTIKRAVFIGYAVVGDESHARLHMVDQRLAEFGVSLEHITVSADPVAAIESAEAVLVSGGNTYCLLDGLYRNAVLDPLRRRIAEGMPYIGWSAGSNVAGATICTTNDMPIIQPPSFRAIGAVPFQLNPHFTDAMPPGHRGETREDRLREYLALHRDGRVVGIAEGGALRVQGDSMRLCGEHDGWLFRHGEPRIRLAAGKDISYLLD